TCCCGGGTGTGGACATGGGTGGCGACGAGCCGGCGCACCGTGGCCGGCGACAGGCCCCGGGCACCCGCCACCGCGTCGACCTGGGCGTAGGCGTCGGCCGGCGAGATGTCGGGGTCGACGAGGCTGCCCGAGGTGGTGACGAGGTCGTTGGTGGGCACGATGCCCTCCTTCTCGAGCACGCCGGCCTGCTTGGCCACCGCGTCGCGGACCGTCTTCGACCGCGGGCCACCCTGGAAGGTGCCCGACACCACGACCCCGCCGGGGCCGGTCGTCACCACCGTGCCGTCGGGACGGCCCTGGAACCACTTGGGCCCGGACCAGGCCTGTCCGATGAGCGTCGAGCCGTCAGCGGTGAGCGAGCCGTCGGCCTGGTGCCTGAACAGCAGCTGAGACAGGCCCGTGCCGGCGAGCGGGTAGGCCAGGCCCACCAGGACGAGGAAGATGACCGAGAGGACCACCGAACGGCGGAGGTGGACGAGCATCAGTAGGCCCCGGTGGCTGTCAGGATCAGGTCGATCAGCTTGATGAAGACGAAGGGCACGACGACCCCGCCCACGCCGTAGATCAGCACGTTGCGGCGCAGGATGGCGCTGGCGTTCGACGGTCGCCACCGCACCCCGCGCAGCGCCAGCGGGATGAGCGCCACGATCACCAGCGCGTTGAAGATGACGGCCGACAGCACCGCGCTGTGGGCGTTATGCAGTTTCATGATGTTGAGCGAGTTGAGCCGGGGGTAGACGGACACGAACAGCGCCGGGATGATGGCGAAGTACTTGGCGACGTCGTTGGCGATCGAGAAGGTCGTGAGCGCCCCCCGGGTGATGAGCAGCTGCTTGCCCACCTCGACCACGTCGATCAGCTTGGTGGGGTTGGAGTCGAGATCGACCATGTTCCCGGCTTCCTTGGCGGCCGTGGTGCCGGTGTTCATGGCCACGCCCACGTCCGCCTGGGCCAGCGCCGGGGCGTCGTTGGTGCCGTCACCCATCATGGCGACGAGCTTCCCGCCCTCCTGCTCGCTCTTGATCAGCTCCATCTTGGCCTCGGGCGTGGCCTCGGCCAGGTAGTCGTCGACACCGGCCTCCTGGGCGATGGCCGCGGCGGTGAGCGGGTTGTCACCGGTGATCATCACCGTGCGGATCCCGACGGCTCGCAGGTGGTCGAAGCGCTCCCGGATGCCCTCCTTCACGACGTCCTTGAGCTCGATGACCCCGAGGATGGTGGGGCCGTCGGCGACCACCAGCGGCGTGGAACCGGCCCGGGCGATGCGTTCCACGACGGCGTCGAGCCCGTCGGGGACGGCGCCTCCCTGTTCCCCCACCCAGCGGCGCACCGACTCGGTGGCCCCCTTGCGGACGCGGCGCCCGTCGGTGTCGAGCCCGGACATCCGGGTGGTGGCGGTGAAGGGGACGAAGCTGTGCCCGGCACCCAGGGCGCGCTCGCGGATGCCGAAGCGCTCCTTGGCCAGCACCACGATCGAACGACCCTCGGGCGTCTCGTCGGCGAGGGAGGCGAGCTGGGCGGCTTCGGCCACCTCCTCCTCGGTCCGGTCGCCCACGGGGAAGAACCCCGACGCCATGCGGTTGCCGAGGGTGATCGTCCCCGTCTTGTCCAGGAGCAGGGTCTGCACGTCGCCGGCGGCTTCGACGGCCCGACCGCTCATGGCCAGCACGTTGCGCTGGACCAGGCGGTCCATGCCGGCGATGCCGATGGCCGAGAGCAACGCCCCGATGGTGGTGGGGATGAGGCACACGAGCAGCGACACCAGGATGACCACGTCGACCGCGCCGATGCGGCCGTGACCGGACACCAGGCCCGAGAACAGGCCGAAGGGCTGCAGCACGACCACCACCGGCAGGAAGACGAGGGTGAGCGCGGCGAGCAGGATGGTGAGGGCGATCTCGTTGGGAGTCTTCTGCCGGTTGGCCCCCTCGACGAGGGCGATCATGCGGTCGAGGAAGGTGTGGCCGCGCTCGGCGGTGATCCGCACGACGATGCGGTCGGACAGGACCTTGGTGCCGCCCGTGACCGCCGAGCGGTCCCCCCCGGACTCGCGGATGACCGGGGCCGACTCGCCGGTGATGGCGGACTCGTCGACCGACGCCACGCCCTCGGTGATCTCGCCGTCGGAGGGGATGGCGTCGCCGGCCTCGCACACCACGAGGTCGCCCCTGGCCAGCGCGGACGCCGCCACCCGCTCCTCGGCGCCGTCGGGGCGCAACCGGCGCGCCTCGGTCTCGGCTCGCATGCGCCGCAGCGTGGCCGCCTGGGCCTTGCCCCGGCCCTCGGCCATGGCCTCGGCGAAGTTGGCGAAGATCACCGTCAGGAACAGCCAGATGGTGATGCTCCACGTGAAGATGCCGGGGTGGGCGATGGCCTCGAAGAGCGTCACCACCGTGCCCACGAGGACGACGAACATGACGGGGTTCCTGACCTGCACCCGGGGGTCGAGCTTCTCGAGCGAGCCCACCAGGGCCTGCCCCAGGATCTCGGTGTCGAACAGGCTGCGGGCCTGGGCGACACCGCGCGCCCCGGTGGGCGACGGCGGCTGCGGCTGTGCCATGACGGTCGTCATCGGAAGAGCTTTCCGTGCAGGAGTTGTTCGGCGATGGGGCCGAGGGACACGGCGGGGAAGAACGTCAGCCCACCCACGATGAGGATCACGCCGATGAGCAGGCCGACGAACAGCGGCGAGTCGGTGTGGAAGGTGCCCTCGCCGGCGGGCACGATCTTCTTCTCGGCCAGGGCCCCGGCGAGGGCGAGCACCGGGATGATGATGACGAAGCGCCCCAGCAGCATGGCCACCGAGCCCATGACGTTGTAGAAGGCGGTGTCGCCCGAGAGCCCGCCGAAGGCCGAGCCGTTGTTGTTGCCCTGCGAGGTGAAGGCGTACAGGATCTCGGTGAACCCGTGGGGACCCCCGTTCCCGGGCGCCACCCGCCCGGCATGGATCGACACCGCCACCGCCGTGACGACGAGCACCGTGACGGGCATCACGAGGACGCCGAAGGCTGCCAGCTTCACCTCCCGCGACTGGATCTTCTTGCCCAGGTACTCCGGCGTCCGGCCCACCATCAGCCCGCCGATGAACACGGTGATGAGGGCGAAGAGCAGGATGGTGTAGAGGCCGCTGCCGGTTCCTCCCGGCGACACCTCGCCCAGCATCATGCCGGTGAGCAGCCCGAAGCCCCCCATGGGGGTGAACGAGTCGTTGGCGCCCGAGACGCTCCCGGTGGAGGTCTGGGTGGAGGCGACGTTGTAGAGCGTCGTGGGCAGGACCCCGAAGCGGACCTCCTTGCCCTCCATGTTCCCCTGGGGCTGGGCCACGACGTGGGCGGCGGCCACCGCCGGATTGGGCTGGGACTCCGCGTAGGAGGAGAAGCCCACCCAGGCGCCGAAGATGATGACCATGGCCATGAGCACGGCCACGCCCTGGCGCACGCTGCCGACCATCCTCCCGAACGTGTACGTGAGCGCGAACGGGATGCACAGCAGCAGGAAGTACGACAGGAAGTGGGTGGCGCCGGTCGGGTCCTCGAATGGATGGGCCCCGTTGGCGTTCAGGGGCCCGCCGCCGTTGGTCCCCAGCTGCTTGATGGCCTCCTGGAACCCGAAGGGGCCCCGGGCGACGACCTGCGTCGTGCCGGTGAGGGCGTTGTGGATCGTCGCCGGCCCCGCCAGGGTCTGGATGGCTCCCTGGCCCACGAAGATCAGGCCGGCGACGAAGGCGATGGGGATCAGGATGTAGAAGATGCAGCGGACCAGGTCGACCCAGAAATTGCCGATGGTGGGCGACCCCTTGCGGGCGAACCCGCGGATCATGGCGACGGCCACGGCGATGCCGACCGCGGCGCTGGCGAAGTTCTGCACGGTGAGCGCGGCCATCTGCGAGAAGTACGACATCGTCGACTCGCCGGCGTAGTTCTGCCAGTTGGTGTTGGTGACGAACGACACCGCTGTGTTCCACGACAGCGCCGGGGCCACGGCGCCGAGGTGCTGCGGGTTGAAGGGGAGGCTCCCCTGGATGCGCTGGATGACGTAGGTGAAGAGGATCGCCACGCCCGAGAAGACGACCAGGGCGCCGGCGTAGCGTTGCCAGGACTGCTCGGCCTCGGGGTCGACCCCGAGGGCGCGGTACACGGGGCGCTCGGCCCATGCCAGGAACGTCACCCGGCCCTCGAACACGCCCACCATGTAGGAGCCGAGGTAGCGCCAGGCCAGGCCGAGGGTCACCACCAGGGCGGTGATCGTCCAGAAGTAGCCCATCAGAACCACTCGGGCTTGAACAGCGCCACGCCCAGGTAGATGAAGACGACGATGGAGACTGCCAGCAGGATGACCTGGACGGCGCTCATACGTGCTCGAGCCCCCAGATCAGCCCGAGCATGGCCGCCACGAAGAGGACGATGCCGAGCACAGCCATGAAGTCACCCATGGGGAGAGCGTCCGGCCGGACGGGGTGAACGTGCTGTGAACGCGACCTCCCGGGCGTGAACAAGATGTGAACGCACCCCGGACGCACCCCGGACTCCCGACCTGGGACGCGTGACGCGTCCCTCGGGTCCCAGCGTGCCTCAGGTCGCCGGGCGGCTCACGTCGTCGATCGCCCCGCCGCCGGTCGCGGCCGGCCGAGGCGGCCCACCAAGGTGGGCAGCTCCCTGACGGGGCGGCCCTTGCGGCCCAGCCTGCGGGAGCGCATGGCGATGTCGACGACGTTGGTCATCACCTCGCCGAAGGTGTCGGGGTCGGCGATGAGCCAGGCGTGCGACCCTTCCACCGTGAACGAGTGGGGTCCGCCGAGCACCTCGCACATCTCCTCGAAGGCGTCGCGGGTGATGATCCGGTCCCGCTTCCCCCACAGCACGACGACGGGGAGCCGCCGGCTCTTCAGCTCCTCGAGCTCGCCCGTGAGATCGGCGTCGCGGGCCAGGGCGGCCACGCGCCAGAAGGCCCGGGGATCGCGGACGAGGTTCGGCACCGCCTCGGCGAGGATGACGGGCAGGACGCGCCGTGCCTGGGCGAGGGGCCAGAGGTCGCCGGGGAAGTGCAGGCCCCAGTCCCACAGGGGCCGCTGGGCCATGGTGCGCGCCGTGTGGCCCCGCCCGGCCCACGCCGAGGCCCCGATGGAGTTGATGAGCACGAGGCCCCGGACGCGCTCGGGATGGTCGTGGGCGAACACGATCCCGACGCCGCCGCCGAAGGAGTGTCCCACGATCAGCGCAGGCTCGGTGACGCCGACGGCGTCGAGGAATTCCGCCAGCCACGAGGCGAAGCCGGCCAGCGACCACGACCGCGCCCGTAGCGAGGCCGTGCCTCCGAAGCCCGGCAGGGCGGGCGCGACGACACGCACACCGGCGGCCACGAGGCGGGCCAGGGCCCGCTTGTAGACCCGGTGGTCGAGGCCCCAGCCGTGCAGGAAGACCACGGGGGTGCCCTCGCCGGCCTCGCCGTAGGCAGCCGGTCGCCCGGCCACCTCGACGTCCTTCCACGACAGCCAGAAGGCCTCACGGCCTTCCTGGTACCGATCGTGGAGGCCACCCCCGCCCACGTCGCCGGCAACGGTCCGTGCCCCAGCCATACGTCCACCCTGGCGCTCGGGCCGCACTGCGCCCAGGGTCGAAGGTCCCCGGGGGCATCTCCACCCGCCATTCCGTAACGAATGGGGTTCCGGTAGCCTGAGAATTCACGCAAGGCATCTCGGGGGGGAGCTGCCAATGAAATCGACGCTCGGAAAGGTCCTCGCCGCATCGGCGAGGCGCATGGACCTGCCGGTCGGCGCGGCCGGGGACGACGCCCACCGCGAGCCCGACGACGGCCATCCCGAGGACCCCGCGGCGCAGGACACGAGCGCGACCATCCTGCTCCTCCTCTGAACCCATCCGATGCCCGACCGCGGAAGCGAGCGCTGAGCCGGTGACACCCTGGGAGTACGCCCACATCTCGGCCGGCTTCGACGGCAATTCCCAGCTCTGGGCCCTGACGATGCGCGTCCCCGGTCACGAACTCGAGAAGCGGACCGCCGGCGGCGTCGCCTGGATCAGCGAGATCCTGAACGAGCTCGGCAAGGACGGCTGGGAGCTGGTCGACCGCGTGGCCACCGGCACCGGCGGCAACGCCTACGTGACGGGCTGGCAGTTCATCTTCAAGCGCCCGACCGAGTAGCGCATCAGCGCTGACGGCGGCGCAACTCAGCGTCGACGTCCGCTTCGGTGATCGGCCGGCGGAAGTAGTCCCAGATGTGGAAGACGAGGCCGACACCCCAGCCGGCGAGCACCCATCCCGGCCAGAAGTACCCGGCCCCCGTGAACGCCCACACCGCCACGAGGAACGCGTTGATCACCAGGTAGGCGACCACGTGCCCGAACAGGTCGCGCCGGGCCTCGAGCCGCTTGCGTGCCTCGTCCCGCTCCGGCGACGGCGCTGCCGTGTGAGGTGCGGACTCGGCCACAGGTGCTCTCTCGGCTCCCTGCAGATCCGTCATCGGCCCTCCCTTCATGGCCAGGCAGCACCGCACGTTGGCTCGCAGCACTGCTCCTACCGTCACCGTGGATCTCCGGAGCGGGCGCCCGCCAGGGCCGAACGGACTGAATTCGACCTCTGTGCCCTGACCAGGACACGCGTACGCGCCACGAGCGAGGAGCCCGATGGTCGTCCGGACCGGGATCGAGCCGTTGGTGCAACCCTTGGCCGCATCCTCACTGGGTAGGACGGACATCTGGCTCTACGCCCGTCCGTGGACAGCGCATCGTGGACTGCGCTCGTGGACCGCGCTCGAAAACGGCCACACCCGGGTAGTCGGTAGCCAAGGCCTCCGCGATGCCCGCCCTATTGACCGCGCGCCCTTCTCCGTTGCTCCCGTCGCACTCGGAGCATGGCGAGGAACTTTCGCACGATGAAGCCCACGAGCGACGACCTGCCTACGAACCCGGGGGACCCGGGGCCGCGCTGCCGTAGGCGATTGCGAAACCGTCAGTGTCGGTGTCGGGCAGAGACGGGGTCGAGATTCGGTGTCGACCCTTGAACATCGCACCTGACTCCGAGGCCAGCAGGCCCGGGTTCCCTCCGTCGACGGTGCCGGAATCGAACACCACCGTGCTGTCAGGGGTCAGTGTCACCACGTGCCGTCCGATGGTCGGCGCCTCTTGAATCCATTCCGCGGAGGTCATTGGCCCGACATAGAGCTGCGTCGTCGTGAAGCTCCGGTTGGTGGTCGTGTCGGTGACGGTGATCGTCCAGTCGGGAGCGCCCTGGGTGATCGACACCGTGATGCCGTCGCCGGGATTGACGGCCAACGAGCGTATCGGCGTCTCTGGGGCAGGCAAGATCTCCCACCACGCCCGATAGAAGGCGTGCCCGTTCAGCCAGTCCTGTTCGGTGCCTGCTTGGATCAGGCTGCTGTTGTTGTAGCCATCGATCCCGACCCAAGACGACGAAAACGTGCCCCTCCGGTAGTGGCGCTTCTTGGTCGGCGCCTGAGCCTGCGGAACATGCCAGTTGCCCGTCACGCTGGTGAACCCGGTACCGGTGACGGCATACCCAGACCAGTTCCTCGACGTC
This genomic interval from Acidimicrobiales bacterium contains the following:
- a CDS encoding 2TM domain-containing protein — protein: MAESAPHTAAPSPERDEARKRLEARRDLFGHVVAYLVINAFLVAVWAFTGAGYFWPGWVLAGWGVGLVFHIWDYFRRPITEADVDAELRRRQR
- the kdpA gene encoding potassium-transporting ATPase subunit KdpA; protein product: MGYFWTITALVVTLGLAWRYLGSYMVGVFEGRVTFLAWAERPVYRALGVDPEAEQSWQRYAGALVVFSGVAILFTYVIQRIQGSLPFNPQHLGAVAPALSWNTAVSFVTNTNWQNYAGESTMSYFSQMAALTVQNFASAAVGIAVAVAMIRGFARKGSPTIGNFWVDLVRCIFYILIPIAFVAGLIFVGQGAIQTLAGPATIHNALTGTTQVVARGPFGFQEAIKQLGTNGGGPLNANGAHPFEDPTGATHFLSYFLLLCIPFALTYTFGRMVGSVRQGVAVLMAMVIIFGAWVGFSSYAESQPNPAVAAAHVVAQPQGNMEGKEVRFGVLPTTLYNVASTQTSTGSVSGANDSFTPMGGFGLLTGMMLGEVSPGGTGSGLYTILLFALITVFIGGLMVGRTPEYLGKKIQSREVKLAAFGVLVMPVTVLVVTAVAVSIHAGRVAPGNGGPHGFTEILYAFTSQGNNNGSAFGGLSGDTAFYNVMGSVAMLLGRFVIIIPVLALAGALAEKKIVPAGEGTFHTDSPLFVGLLIGVILIVGGLTFFPAVSLGPIAEQLLHGKLFR
- a CDS encoding potassium-transporting ATPase subunit F — encoded protein: MSAVQVILLAVSIVVFIYLGVALFKPEWF
- a CDS encoding alpha/beta fold hydrolase gives rise to the protein MAGARTVAGDVGGGGLHDRYQEGREAFWLSWKDVEVAGRPAAYGEAGEGTPVVFLHGWGLDHRVYKRALARLVAAGVRVVAPALPGFGGTASLRARSWSLAGFASWLAEFLDAVGVTEPALIVGHSFGGGVGIVFAHDHPERVRGLVLINSIGASAWAGRGHTARTMAQRPLWDWGLHFPGDLWPLAQARRVLPVILAEAVPNLVRDPRAFWRVAALARDADLTGELEELKSRRLPVVVLWGKRDRIITRDAFEEMCEVLGGPHSFTVEGSHAWLIADPDTFGEVMTNVVDIAMRSRRLGRKGRPVRELPTLVGRLGRPRPAAGRSTT
- a CDS encoding G1 family glutamic endopeptidase translates to MKVLLTVRPGESAFSGPSRDSWRSPAYDVGHQDVRRSRNPSGGTNMRQRACRAVAAGAVALVGTVALGGAATGSPTGGASGLREAHAPRIPGPAPKAVPGAAAVKEWTSRNWSGYAVTGTGFTSVTGNWHVPQAQAPTKKRHYRRGTFSSSWVGIDGYNNSSLIQAGTEQDWLNGHAFYRAWWEILPAPETPIRSLAVNPGDGITVSITQGAPDWTITVTDTTTNRSFTTTQLYVGPMTSAEWIQEAPTIGRHVVTLTPDSTVVFDSGTVDGGNPGLLASESGAMFKGRHRISTPSLPDTDTDGFAIAYGSAAPGPPGS
- the kdpB gene encoding potassium-transporting ATPase subunit KdpB, whose product is MAQPQPPSPTGARGVAQARSLFDTEILGQALVGSLEKLDPRVQVRNPVMFVVLVGTVVTLFEAIAHPGIFTWSITIWLFLTVIFANFAEAMAEGRGKAQAATLRRMRAETEARRLRPDGAEERVAASALARGDLVVCEAGDAIPSDGEITEGVASVDESAITGESAPVIRESGGDRSAVTGGTKVLSDRIVVRITAERGHTFLDRMIALVEGANRQKTPNEIALTILLAALTLVFLPVVVVLQPFGLFSGLVSGHGRIGAVDVVILVSLLVCLIPTTIGALLSAIGIAGMDRLVQRNVLAMSGRAVEAAGDVQTLLLDKTGTITLGNRMASGFFPVGDRTEEEVAEAAQLASLADETPEGRSIVVLAKERFGIRERALGAGHSFVPFTATTRMSGLDTDGRRVRKGATESVRRWVGEQGGAVPDGLDAVVERIARAGSTPLVVADGPTILGVIELKDVVKEGIRERFDHLRAVGIRTVMITGDNPLTAAAIAQEAGVDDYLAEATPEAKMELIKSEQEGGKLVAMMGDGTNDAPALAQADVGVAMNTGTTAAKEAGNMVDLDSNPTKLIDVVEVGKQLLITRGALTTFSIANDVAKYFAIIPALFVSVYPRLNSLNIMKLHNAHSAVLSAVIFNALVIVALIPLALRGVRWRPSNASAILRRNVLIYGVGGVVVPFVFIKLIDLILTATGAY
- a CDS encoding potassium-transporting ATPase subunit C → MLVHLRRSVVLSVIFLVLVGLAYPLAGTGLSQLLFRHQADGSLTADGSTLIGQAWSGPKWFQGRPDGTVVTTGPGGVVVSGTFQGGPRSKTVRDAVAKQAGVLEKEGIVPTNDLVTTSGSLVDPDISPADAYAQVDAVAGARGLSPATVRRLVATHVHTRELGFLGADYVTVLELNEALARLR
- a CDS encoding DUF4177 domain-containing protein, which translates into the protein MTPWEYAHISAGFDGNSQLWALTMRVPGHELEKRTAGGVAWISEILNELGKDGWELVDRVATGTGGNAYVTGWQFIFKRPTE